The window CTGTTCCTACTCCCGATGGACGAGTTTCAGCAGATCTACACCCAGATCCGGCAGGCGCCGGTGACGAGCAAGGCAGCGCGGGACTACACGCGAAACTTCCTGGCGGGAGCTAGCGACGAAGTCCCGGACAAGCAGGGCCGGGTCTCCATCCCGACACACCTGCGCGAGTACGCCGGCCTGGATCGCGAAGTCGTAGTGATCGGGGTCGGGACCCGCGTGGAGGTGTGGGACACGCAGGCCTGGGCCACATATCAGGAACTGACCGAGCCCGACTACATCGATCAGGCCGAGGAGATCTTCCCCGGTCTGAGCTTCTAGACAGCCTTCCAGGAAAGAGCGAGGGCAGGGCGAGCAACGGCCGTACGGCCAGGCCTCCTCCCGCAGGATCCGGCGCACTTCCCCGCCGCCGGAACCGTGCGGAGGGAGACCTGACCGGACGGCCGGCCTCGCAGGTCAGGGCAGTTCCGGCAGGGCAGCAGTACCAGGCAGCACCAGCAGGGCACGACGCAGGAGAGGAGACACCGATGAACGCGACCGACAACCGTCCCGGCACCAGCAGCGACGCCGCCGACCGCCACCTCCCGGTGCTGCTCCAGCGGTGCGTCGACCTGCTCGCACCGGCGCTCACCGAGCCCGGCTCGGTCCTCGTGGACTGCACGCTCGGCATGGGCGGGCACACCGAGGCCGTGCTGGAGCAGATCCCGACGGCCCGCGTCATCGGCATCGACCGGGACCCGCAGGCCCTCGCTCTCGCGGGCGCCCGGCTGGCTCGGTTCGGCGACCGGTTCACGCCCGTGCACGCGGTGTACGACGAGATCGTCGAGGTGGTCGACGAGCACGCCGGCGGCGCCGTCCAGGGTGTGCTCATGGACCTCGGGGTGTCCTCGCTGCAGCTCGACGAGGCTGATCGCGGCTTCGCGTACGCGCAGGACGCGCCGCTCGACATGCGCATGGACTCCACACAGGACCTGACCGCGGCCGACGTGCTCAACACGTACGACGAGCGCGACCTCGCGCGGATCCTGCGGGAGTACGGCGAGGAGCGGTTCGCCTCCAGGATCGCGAAGAACATCGTGCGCCGTCGGGCGGAGCGGGAGTGGGACCGCAGCGGCGAGCTCGTCGAGCTGCTGCGCGCCGCCATCCCCGCGGCCACCCGTAAGACGGGCGGTCACCCGGCCAAGCGCACCTTCCAGGCCCTACGGATCGAGGTGAACGGTGAGCTCGAGGTTCTGGAGCGCGCCGTGCCCGCCGCGATCGAGGCGCTCGCGGTCGGTGGCCGGATCGTCGTGGAGTCGTACCAGTCGCTGGAGGACCGGATAGTCAAGCGCGCGATAGCGCAGGGTACGACGTCGTCCGCGCCGTCCGGCCTGCCCGTCGAGCCCGAGACCCACCGGCCCTATCTCGAGGCGCTCACCCGGGGCGCGGAGGAAGCCGACGCCGAGGAGCTGGAGCGCAACCCGCGCTCGGCCTCGGTCCGGCTCCGCGCCGCCCGGCGTCTGCGCCCCACACCTGAACACCTGCGCAACCGCACTGCCACGCACCACACAGCGAAGGAGGACCGCCGATGAGTGCCACCACTGCCGCGACGGCCCGCGCCGCCCGTCCGGCCGAGCTGCCCCGCACCCGCCGGGCGCCGCTCACCGCCATCTCCGGGGGTGCCGCCCAGGGCGGCCGCCGCCTGGATGCCGTTCGCGCGCCGCTGCACGCGAAGAGCCGGGTGCCCTTCTTCGTGCTGTGCGCGACCCTGATGATCGTGTCGCTCGTGGCGGTGCTCGTGCTGAACACCACCCTGGCCCGCGGTTCCTACGAGATGTCCAGGCTGCAGGGTGAGGTCGCGCAGACCGCCCAGGACGTGCAGGGGCTCCGGGAGGACCTGAGCGCGGCCGAGACGGGCCTGGACGACAAGGCCCGCGGCCTCGGCATGGTGCCGGCAGAGAACCCGACGATGATCAGTGTCCTGACCGGCAAGGTGGTGGAGGGGACCGGCCAGTGACCCGGCCGACGTCGGACCCGGGTCGGCAGCGCGCCCCAGCGGGGCGTGCTGCCGGCCCGCGTTCTGCGCAGCCGCGTGCCGCGCAGCCGCGCCGGGCGCAGCCCGGCGGGACCTCGAAGCCTCAGCCCAGGAAGCCACAGGCCAAGGCCGAGCCCAAGAAGGCCCAGCCCAAGGCCCAGCCCAAGAAGCCGCAGGCCACGGCGCAGTCCAAGAAGCCTCAGCCCAAGAGGCCTCAAGCCAAAGCCCAGCCGAAGAAGGCCCAGCCGCGTGCGACCAGCACCCGGCTGGGCCTTCAGGCGCCCGAGTCCGCCCGGCGGGGGACGGGCCAGCCTCGCCCCGCCCGGTCCCGGGTGGCGCGACCGCTGCCGCCCCGGCCGGGCCGGCCGGAGATGCGGCAGCGCTGGCTCGTCGGCATCGCGGCCGTGGTGGTGCTGATCTTCCTGGTCCGGCTGTTCCACGTGCAGCTCGTCGAGGGCCCGAGCCTTGCCGAGCGGGCTCAGGCGGAGCGCACCGCGACCGCGGTGACGCCGGCGCACCGGGGTGACATCACGGATGCGAACGGGGTGATGCTCGCAACCTCGGTGGACCGCTACACGGTGGTCGGCGACCCGGTGGCGATCGAGGACTTCCGGGGCACGGCCCGGGGGGTGGACGCGGACGGCGAGATGATCGAGGACGGCGCCCTGGGCATCGCCCAGCTGCTCGCGCCGCTCCTCGACGTGCCGAAGAACGAGCTCGCGGCCCAGCTCGTGGGCGACTCCCGCTACGAGGTGCTCGCGCGGAACGTCGTGCCGGAGGTGCAGCGCGCCATCGCCGGCCTGGAGATCCGCGCCTACGTCCGGACCGACCTCACCTCCCGGCGTACCTACCCCTCGGGTTCGGTGGCGGGTTCGCTGGTCGGCTTCGTGGACGACCAGCAGATCGGGCGGGGCGGCATCGAGGCGGCGTACGACGACCTGCTGTCGGGCACGGCCGGCTCGGACACGTACGAGCGCAGCCTCGACGGCCTGCGCATCCCGGCCGCGGGGCAGGAGTCGGTCCCGGCGGTGCCGGGGGACAACGTCCAGCTCTCGCTGGTGCACGACATCCAGTGGAAGGCGCAGGACGCGATCGACGAGGCGCAGAGCGAGACCGGGGCGGAGTACGGAATCGCGATCGTGCAGGACATCCGGACGGGTGAGATCGTCGCGCTCGCGGACTCGGGCGCGGTGGACCCGAACGACCGGTCGACGGCGGCCGTCGCCGGCGGTTCGCGCGCCGTGCAGGCCATCTTCGACCCGGGCTCCACGGGCAAGGTGATCACGATGGCCGCGGCGCTGGAGGGCGGCTACTGGACGCCGGAGAGCCAGTTCAGCGTGCCCTACGCGTACACGACCCCGAACGGGCAGACGTTCCACGACTCGCACGAGCACCCGGTCCAGCGGCTCACCCTGACGGGCATCCTCGCGCAGTCGTCCAACACGGGGACGGTCCAGGCCGGCGAGAGCATCCCGATCCAGACCCGGCAGGACTTCCTGGAGAGGTTCGGGTTCGGGCAGCCGACCGGCCTGGGCCTGCCGGGTGAGTCCATCGGCCTCATGCCGCCCGCCGACGTCGCCGACTGGGACGGGCGCACGCAGTACACGGTGATGTTCGGGCAGGGCCTGTCCGTCAACGCCATGCAGGCGACCAGCGTCTACTCGACGGTGGCGAACGGTGGCGTGCGGATGACGCCGACGCTCTTCAAGGGCTCGACGAGCCCGGACGGCACGGAGACGCCGGCCGAGCGCGAGTCGGGGGAGCGGGTGATCTCGGAGGACACCGCCGACACCCTCCTGCGGATGATGGAGACCGTGACCGAGGACGGCGGTACGGGTGTCAACGCCGTGGTGCCGGGCTACCGGGTGGCGGGCAAGACCGGTACCGCGCAGATGCCGGCCGGCAACGGCTGGACGTACATGGCGTCGTTCATCGGTGTCGCACCGGCCGACGACCCCCGGTACACCGTCGCCGTGTTCCTCAAGAGCCCGCAGAGCTCGATCTTCGGCGGCGACGTCGCCGCCCCGGTGTTCAGCGACATCATGGGGTTCACGTTGCAGAAGATGGACGTGCCGCCGAGCACCACCGAGCAGGAGCCGCTCGCGACCGAGTGGTGACCCGGGTCCGGGTGGTGGGGTCGGCGGGCGGTCAGGCGCTCGCGATCCGGACGGTGCTCCCCAGGGTGGCCGTCAGGATGGACTCGATGGCGAACCCGGTGGCCGCCTCGAGGTCGACGGCCTCCGGGTCGAGCAGCCACTGCAGCTGAAGGCCGTCCATGACGGCGATCACCGCGGCGGCGGCCCGCTCGGGCTCGCTCTCCGGCAGGGTCACCTCACGCTCGGCGGCAAGCTGGCGCACGGCCTGGGAGATCTCGCCGCGCAGCACGGCGAACCGCTCGGCGACCCAGGTCGACGCCGGGTGCCCGTCGGTCACGGACTCACCGGTGAGCACCGCGTACGCCTGCACGATGCCGCGCCGGTCGGCGTTGAGCCGCGCGGTCGTGACCAGGTGGTGGAACAGGTCGATGCCGCCCGGGATGTGCTTGCCCTCGAGGTGCTGCACGTCCACGCGGTCGCGGTACTCGAGCACCTCCCACAGCAGCTTGTCCTTGCTGCCGAAGTGGTGCAGCACCCCGGCATGGGTGATGCCGACCTGGGCGGCGACGTCGACGAGCGAGCCCTGGTGATAACCCTTGGACCCGAAAACCCGCGTGGCAGCGGCGAGGATCTCCTCCCGGCGCTGGGTGCGGCTGGGCCGCTTGGCCTTCGGGGCAGCCTGCTCGGTCGCTTCTGACATGCCCTCACGATACAGAAGTTTGCGGGCTTACTTACCAGTAAGTAAGTGTGGTTGAATGCGGTCAGCCGTCCGACGCTGAACGGAGAAACAGTTGTCATCGCAGGCAATCACCAAGCAAGCCATCGCCCCGGAGCCCGAGCTGCTCCGCCTCCTCGACGAGCTCTCTGCCGAGGAGAAGGTGTCGCTCGTCGTGGGCGCCGCCATGTGGGCGACCACGGCTGTGCCCCGCCTCGGGCTCGAGCCGGTGGTGATGTCCGACGGCCCCGTCGGGGTACGCGGCCCGAACGGCGGGACGTCGGCGATGTTCCCCGCCCCGTCGGCGCTCGCGGCCACGTGGGACCTGGACCTGGCGCGGCGTTCGGGCACGCTGTTCGCGGCCGAGGCGCGGCGCCACGGCGTCGACGTCGTGCTCGCCCCGCAGGTGAACCTGCAGCGCACGCCCGTGGGCGGGCGGCACTTCGAGTGCTACTCCGAGGACCCGCACCTGACGGCCGAGATCGCGGTGGCGCTCGTCGGCGCCGCGCAGGAGCAAGGCGTCGGTATGTGCGTCAAGCACTACATCGCCAACGACTCCGAGACCGAGCGCACCCGCTACATCGCGCGCCTGGACGAGCGGACGCTGCGCGAGACCTACCTGGCGCCCTTCGAGCGGCTGGTGCACGAGGTCAACCCCTGGTCCGTCATGGGTGCCTACAACGGCGTCGACATCGGGGGCGTCTCCGCGCCGATGCTGGAGCACCGGCCCCTGGTGGTCGACCTGCTCAAGGAGGAGCTGGGCTACGACGGCCTGTTCGTCAGCGACTGGGTGGCCACCCAGTCCGTGGCGCCCGCCGTGCGCGGCGGGCTCGACCTGCAGATGCCCGGTCCGGACGGCCCCTGGGGCGACGGCCTCCTCGCCGCCGTCCGCTCCGGCGAGGTCGCGCAGGAGGAGCTCGACGACAAGGTGCTGCGCCTGCTGCGCCTGGCCCGCCGCACGGGCCGCCTGGTCCTCCCCGAGGACGAGGCCTCTGCCGTGGGCGCGAACGGTGCGCCCAGGACAGGACAGGAGTCGGCGGCGGTCACGCCCACGACAACGTCCCAGAGCCTGCTCCGGGAGCTGGTCGCCCGCTCCGTCGTCGTACTGAAGGACGACGCCGGTCTGGTGCCGCTCGTGCAGGACGTGGCCCGCCCGCTGCGCGTCGCGCTGCTGGGCCCCGCAGCCGTCGAGCCGTTCTTCCAGGGCGGCGGCTCCTCGTTCGTGCAGCCGGACCGCCTCACCTACCCCGCCGACGAGCTGCGCGCCGCACTGCCGCAGGGCTCCGAGGTGACGCTGCTCGCAGGCGCCCGCGCGCTGCGCAACCCGCCGGAGCTCGACGTCGACCGGTGCACCGACCCGGTCGCCGGCGGGCCCGGCCTGCACGTGGCGCTGCTCGCGGCCGACGGCAGCACGCTCGAGGAGTACACGGCCCACGAGTGGACCGGCTGGCTGCACGACGTGCGGCCCGACGCCGACACCGTCCGCCTGCGGGCCCAGGTCCGCCTCGACGAGCCGGGCACGCACGAGCTGGGTGTCGGCACCGTCGGTGTGCACAGCGTGCTCGTCGACGACGCCGAGGTCGCGGCCGGCAGCACCCGCGTGGACGAGGACATCGTGCTCTCCTCGGGGCACAACCACCCGATCGCGAAGGTCGCCACCGCGAGCGGCACCGCCGTCATGGACGCGACCCTCCAGGTGGTGCACGCCGTGGGCTACGGGCACTTCGTGCGCGCCGCCCTCGTGCACCGGCTGCCCGGTGCGTCGCTCGAGGAGCAGCTGACCCGCGCGGTCGATGCCGCCGCGGCCGCCGACGTCGCCGTCGTGCTGATCGGTACGACCGCCGAGGTCGAGTCCGAGGGCTACGACCGGCCCGACCTGGACCTCCCCGGCAACCAGGACGAGCTCGTGCGCCGCGTGGTGGCGGCCAACCCGCGCACCGTCGTCGTCGTCAACGCCGGGGCGCCCGTGCTGCTGCCCTGGCTCGACGACGTACCCACCGTCCTGTGGGCCTGGCTGCCCGGGCAGGAGACGGGCACGGCGCTCGCCGACGTGCTGACCGGCGCCACCGAGCCGTCCGGGCGCCTGCCCTGGACGCTGCCCGCACGCTTCGAGGACGTCCCGGTGCCGCACGCGCGGCCCGTGGCCGGCGTCGTCGACTACACCGAGGGGACCGACGTCGGCTACCGGGCCTGGGAGCGCCGGCTTGAGGCCGGCCCCGACGGCGCTGCGCCGTCCGGCCCCGCACCCGCCGCGCCGTTCGGGCACGGCCTGGGCTGGACCACCTGGGAGTACGAGGACGCAGTCCTCGCCTGGGGAGAGGCGCGCGATGCCCCCAAGACCCTGACCGTCTACGTGACGGTCCGGAACACCGGCCGCCGCGCGGGCCGCGAGGTGGTACAGGTATATGTCGAGGCACCCGACGGCGGCCCGAGCCGCCCCGTGCGGTGGCTCGGCGGCTTCGCGGTCGCGGACGTGCCCGCCATGGGCAGCGCCACGGTCCGGGTACCCGTCCCGGCCCGGGCGCTGCAGGTCTGGGACCCGCAGGCCAAGGGCTGGACCACGCCGCCGGGCACCTACCGGCTGCGTACCGGCAGGTCCGTGGGAGACCTGCGACTGACCAACGAGCTGACAGTCCGACCCGGGGAAGATCCCGGCGCCGGAACCAGGTGATCACACACACCATCCGTCCCGCACCCGTGGGACGCGTGCAAGGAGGCACACCGTGAGGATTCAAAAGCACGTCGCCGCGGCCGCAGCCGCGGCAGCCATCGCGCTGCTGGCCACGGCCTGCAGCGGAGGCGGTGGCGGTAACGAGACGCCTGCCGGTGGCGGGGAGACCCTGACCGTCGGTATGCCGAACGGCGTCCAGACCGAGAACCACAGCCCGTTCGCGACCGGTTCGTCCGCGCTCTCGCTCGGCTACGCGTTCACGATCTACGAGCCGCTGATGATGCGTAACCAGGCCAACCCGGCCGAGGAGCCGCTGCCCTGGCTCGCCGACAGCGTGGTCTGGAACGAGGACTTCACCGAGGCGGTCATCACGCCGCACGAGGGCATCACCTGGTCGGACGGCGAGGAGTTCACCGCCGACGACATCGCGTTCTCGATCCAGCTCCGCCAGGACTTCGAGGCGCTGAACACCGGCGCCCTGCCCTACGACACGGTCGAGACCGACGGCAGCACCGTCACCGTCACGTTCACCGCCGGCCAGTTCGTCAACCAGTCCAAGCTGTACGACCTGGTCATGGTGCCGGAGCACATCTGGGCCGACGTCGAGGACCCGACCACGGACACCAACCCCGACCCCGTGGGTACCGGCCCGTACACGCTGGAGTCCTGGACGCCGCAGGCCGCCACCGTCGTGGCCCGCGACGACTACTGGGGCGGCGAGCCCGCCGTCCCGGAGATCCGGTACTCGTCGTACAACGACAACAACGCCCTGACCACGGCCCTGACCACCGGTGAGGCGCAGTGGGGCTGGACGTTCATCGCCGACTTCGAGAACGTCTACATCGCCCAGGACCCCGAGCACTACAACCAGTTCGCCGCAGGCGCCCTCGGCATCGACGTGCTCTACCTGAACAACGAGACCAAGCCGTTCAACGACCTGGCCTTCCGGCAGGCGCTGAACATGGTGATCGACCGCCAGGAGCTTGTCGACGTCGCGACGTCCGGCGTGAACCCCGCGCTGACCAGCGTCACCGGCATGCCGATGCCCGCGGGTGAGCCGTTCCTCGCCGAGGACTACGCCGGCGAGGAGTACGCCGTCGACGTCGAAGGCGCCCGCACCCTCCTGGAGGACGCCGGCTACACCTGGGACGGCGAGCAGCTCGTCGACCCCGACGGTGAGGACGTCTCCTTCGAGCTGGTCAACCCGGCCGGCTGGAACGACTACCTGACCGCGCTCGACCTCATCAAGAACTCGGCCGCCGAGCTCGGCGTCACCGCCACGGTCAACCCCGTCAACCAGGACGGCTGGTTCGCCGACATCATCCCGCCGGGCGACTTCCAGGCCACCCTGCACTGGACCGACGGCGGCGCCACCCCCTGGGACATGTACGCCGACATCATGGACGGCGCGCAGTACGTCGAGGCGGGCCAGCCGGCCACCTGGAACTTCGGCCGGTTCCAGAACGACGACGCCACCGCGGCGCTCGCCGACTACGCTTCCGCGACCGACGACGCCACGCGCACCGAGGCGCTCGCCACGATCCAGCAGGTCTTCGTCGAGGAGGTGCCGGGCATCGCCATCTGGACGCGCCCGGCCACCGCGCAGTACTCGACGCAGAACTACGTGGGCTGGCCCTCCGAGGAGGACCCGTACAACCAGCCGCAGCCCACCGGGGTGCAGGCCGCCCAGATCCTGATGAACCTCGAGCCCGCGGAAGGCTGATGAGTCAGAGCACACCGGTGCTGGCCGCGCACGGCCTCACCAAGCACTTCCGAGCGGGCGGGCGCCGCGTCAGCGGTGGCTCGCCCGCCCGGGCGATCCACGCCGTGGACGGCGTGGACCTCGAGCTCCACCGCGGCCAGGTCCTGGCCGTGGTGGGGGAGTCGGGTTCCGGCAAGTCCACGGTTGCCCGCCTGCTGGCCGGGTTGATCCCGATCACGGCCGGCCAGGTGCTGCTGGACGGCGCCGACGCGCGGGTGCGCGGCCGGCGGGCGTTCCGCGCGTACGTGCGGCGCGTGCAGATGATCTTCCAGGACCCGTTCGCCTCCCTGAACCCCGTGCACCCGGTGCGCTACACGCTCACCCGGGCGCTACGCCTGCACCGGAAGCAGTCAACCGGCGGCAAGCTGCGGGGCAAGGAGCTGGAGGCGGCCCTGACCGAGCTGCTGGAGCGTGTGCACCTCACGCCAGCCGCACGGTACGTCGACTCCTACCCGCACGAGCTGTCCGGCGGGCAGCGGCAGCGCATCTCCATCGCGCGGGCGCTCGCCGCCGACCCCGAGGTGCTGCTCGCGGACGAGCCCGTCTCGATGCTGGACGTCTCGATCCGCCTGGGGATCCTCAACCTCCTGGCGGACCTGCGCGACCGGCTCGGGATCGCCGTCCTGTACATCACCCACGACATCGCGTCCGCGCGCTACTTCGCCGACCGGACCACCGTGCTGTACGCGGGGCAGGTCGTGGAGACCGGGGACAGCGAGTCGGTCACCCAGGAGCCGCTGCACCCCTACACGCGGCTGCTGGTCGCGTCCGCCCCAGACCCCGACGACCTGGCGGGCGCCGGCGCGGCTGCCGCGCGGGACCAGGGGACCGGCGGTGAGCCGCCGAGCCTCGTCGACCCGCCGCCCGGGTGCCGGTTCGCCCCGCGCTGCCCGTTCGCGAACGACCTGTGCCGGAGCGAGACGCCGGAGCTGATCGAGGTCTCGGCCGGACGGTCGGCCGCCTGCTGGGGCTACTCCGACCGGGACGACCGGCCCGACGTGGTCGCCGCCGTCCGACACGGGGAGGCGGCCGCATGAGGTTCCTCCTGAGGAGGGTCGTGTTCTACGCGCTGACCGCGTGGGCCGCGATCACCATCAACTTCTTCATCCCCCGCATGCTGCCCGGCGACCCCGTGACGGCCCTGCTGGGCCGCATGCAGGGCCGCATCGACAGCAATGCCGAGCACTCGCTGCGAGTCCTGTTCGGTCTAGACCAGGACACCACTCTGTGGCAGCAGTACCTCGACTACTGGGGCCTGCTCTTCCGGGGCGACCTCGGGCTGTCCTTCACGCACTTCCCGACGCCGGTCGCCGACATCGTGAACCAGTCGCTGCCGTGGACGGTGGGGCTGGTCGGCGTCGCCACGATCATCGCGTTCGTCATCGGCTCGCTCATCGGCACGTTCCTCGGCTGGCGCCGCGGCACGTGGGCCGACGGGCTGCTGCCAGTGGCCACGTTCTTCCAGGCCGTGCCGTACTTCTGGCTCGGGCTGATCACCATCGCCGTGCTGTCCGTGAACCTGGGCTGGTTCCCGTCCAGCGGCAGCTACGACCGCGGTCTGGTGCCCTCGTTCTCCGGGGAGTTCATCGGCTCGGTCATCTACTACGGATTCCTGCCCGCCCTCACGGTGGTGCTGTCCTCCGTGGCCGGCTGGGTG is drawn from Promicromonospora sp. Populi and contains these coding sequences:
- a CDS encoding ABC transporter substrate-binding protein: MRIQKHVAAAAAAAAIALLATACSGGGGGNETPAGGGETLTVGMPNGVQTENHSPFATGSSALSLGYAFTIYEPLMMRNQANPAEEPLPWLADSVVWNEDFTEAVITPHEGITWSDGEEFTADDIAFSIQLRQDFEALNTGALPYDTVETDGSTVTVTFTAGQFVNQSKLYDLVMVPEHIWADVEDPTTDTNPDPVGTGPYTLESWTPQAATVVARDDYWGGEPAVPEIRYSSYNDNNALTTALTTGEAQWGWTFIADFENVYIAQDPEHYNQFAAGALGIDVLYLNNETKPFNDLAFRQALNMVIDRQELVDVATSGVNPALTSVTGMPMPAGEPFLAEDYAGEEYAVDVEGARTLLEDAGYTWDGEQLVDPDGEDVSFELVNPAGWNDYLTALDLIKNSAAELGVTATVNPVNQDGWFADIIPPGDFQATLHWTDGGATPWDMYADIMDGAQYVEAGQPATWNFGRFQNDDATAALADYASATDDATRTEALATIQQVFVEEVPGIAIWTRPATAQYSTQNYVGWPSEEDPYNQPQPTGVQAAQILMNLEPAEG
- the mraZ gene encoding division/cell wall cluster transcriptional repressor MraZ encodes the protein MTAGAEGFAGLGLLLGTYTPKLDEKGRLILPAKFRGRLSSGLVMTKGQERCLFLLPMDEFQQIYTQIRQAPVTSKAARDYTRNFLAGASDEVPDKQGRVSIPTHLREYAGLDREVVVIGVGTRVEVWDTQAWATYQELTEPDYIDQAEEIFPGLSF
- the rsmH gene encoding 16S rRNA (cytosine(1402)-N(4))-methyltransferase RsmH, with protein sequence MNATDNRPGTSSDAADRHLPVLLQRCVDLLAPALTEPGSVLVDCTLGMGGHTEAVLEQIPTARVIGIDRDPQALALAGARLARFGDRFTPVHAVYDEIVEVVDEHAGGAVQGVLMDLGVSSLQLDEADRGFAYAQDAPLDMRMDSTQDLTAADVLNTYDERDLARILREYGEERFASRIAKNIVRRRAEREWDRSGELVELLRAAIPAATRKTGGHPAKRTFQALRIEVNGELEVLERAVPAAIEALAVGGRIVVESYQSLEDRIVKRAIAQGTTSSAPSGLPVEPETHRPYLEALTRGAEEADAEELERNPRSASVRLRAARRLRPTPEHLRNRTATHHTAKEDRR
- a CDS encoding beta-glucosidase; the protein is MSSQAITKQAIAPEPELLRLLDELSAEEKVSLVVGAAMWATTAVPRLGLEPVVMSDGPVGVRGPNGGTSAMFPAPSALAATWDLDLARRSGTLFAAEARRHGVDVVLAPQVNLQRTPVGGRHFECYSEDPHLTAEIAVALVGAAQEQGVGMCVKHYIANDSETERTRYIARLDERTLRETYLAPFERLVHEVNPWSVMGAYNGVDIGGVSAPMLEHRPLVVDLLKEELGYDGLFVSDWVATQSVAPAVRGGLDLQMPGPDGPWGDGLLAAVRSGEVAQEELDDKVLRLLRLARRTGRLVLPEDEASAVGANGAPRTGQESAAVTPTTTSQSLLRELVARSVVVLKDDAGLVPLVQDVARPLRVALLGPAAVEPFFQGGGSSFVQPDRLTYPADELRAALPQGSEVTLLAGARALRNPPELDVDRCTDPVAGGPGLHVALLAADGSTLEEYTAHEWTGWLHDVRPDADTVRLRAQVRLDEPGTHELGVGTVGVHSVLVDDAEVAAGSTRVDEDIVLSSGHNHPIAKVATASGTAVMDATLQVVHAVGYGHFVRAALVHRLPGASLEEQLTRAVDAAAAADVAVVLIGTTAEVESEGYDRPDLDLPGNQDELVRRVVAANPRTVVVVNAGAPVLLPWLDDVPTVLWAWLPGQETGTALADVLTGATEPSGRLPWTLPARFEDVPVPHARPVAGVVDYTEGTDVGYRAWERRLEAGPDGAAPSGPAPAAPFGHGLGWTTWEYEDAVLAWGEARDAPKTLTVYVTVRNTGRRAGREVVQVYVEAPDGGPSRPVRWLGGFAVADVPAMGSATVRVPVPARALQVWDPQAKGWTTPPGTYRLRTGRSVGDLRLTNELTVRPGEDPGAGTR
- a CDS encoding TetR/AcrR family transcriptional regulator; translation: MSEATEQAAPKAKRPSRTQRREEILAAATRVFGSKGYHQGSLVDVAAQVGITHAGVLHHFGSKDKLLWEVLEYRDRVDVQHLEGKHIPGGIDLFHHLVTTARLNADRRGIVQAYAVLTGESVTDGHPASTWVAERFAVLRGEISQAVRQLAAEREVTLPESEPERAAAAVIAVMDGLQLQWLLDPEAVDLEAATGFAIESILTATLGSTVRIASA
- a CDS encoding ABC transporter permease, giving the protein MRFLLRRVVFYALTAWAAITINFFIPRMLPGDPVTALLGRMQGRIDSNAEHSLRVLFGLDQDTTLWQQYLDYWGLLFRGDLGLSFTHFPTPVADIVNQSLPWTVGLVGVATIIAFVIGSLIGTFLGWRRGTWADGLLPVATFFQAVPYFWLGLITIAVLSVNLGWFPSSGSYDRGLVPSFSGEFIGSVIYYGFLPALTVVLSSVAGWVLGMRNMMVTVSSEDYVTVAHAKGLPERQVMLGYAARNAVLPQVSSFALSLGFVVGGTLIMEMVFSYQGIGYTLYQAVSTHDYPLMQGCFLVITLSVLVANMVADLAYALLDPRTRTEDR
- a CDS encoding ABC transporter ATP-binding protein, whose product is MSQSTPVLAAHGLTKHFRAGGRRVSGGSPARAIHAVDGVDLELHRGQVLAVVGESGSGKSTVARLLAGLIPITAGQVLLDGADARVRGRRAFRAYVRRVQMIFQDPFASLNPVHPVRYTLTRALRLHRKQSTGGKLRGKELEAALTELLERVHLTPAARYVDSYPHELSGGQRQRISIARALAADPEVLLADEPVSMLDVSIRLGILNLLADLRDRLGIAVLYITHDIASARYFADRTTVLYAGQVVETGDSESVTQEPLHPYTRLLVASAPDPDDLAGAGAAAARDQGTGGEPPSLVDPPPGCRFAPRCPFANDLCRSETPELIEVSAGRSAACWGYSDRDDRPDVVAAVRHGEAAA
- a CDS encoding penicillin-binding transpeptidase domain-containing protein, translating into MTRPTSDPGRQRAPAGRAAGPRSAQPRAAQPRRAQPGGTSKPQPRKPQAKAEPKKAQPKAQPKKPQATAQSKKPQPKRPQAKAQPKKAQPRATSTRLGLQAPESARRGTGQPRPARSRVARPLPPRPGRPEMRQRWLVGIAAVVVLIFLVRLFHVQLVEGPSLAERAQAERTATAVTPAHRGDITDANGVMLATSVDRYTVVGDPVAIEDFRGTARGVDADGEMIEDGALGIAQLLAPLLDVPKNELAAQLVGDSRYEVLARNVVPEVQRAIAGLEIRAYVRTDLTSRRTYPSGSVAGSLVGFVDDQQIGRGGIEAAYDDLLSGTAGSDTYERSLDGLRIPAAGQESVPAVPGDNVQLSLVHDIQWKAQDAIDEAQSETGAEYGIAIVQDIRTGEIVALADSGAVDPNDRSTAAVAGGSRAVQAIFDPGSTGKVITMAAALEGGYWTPESQFSVPYAYTTPNGQTFHDSHEHPVQRLTLTGILAQSSNTGTVQAGESIPIQTRQDFLERFGFGQPTGLGLPGESIGLMPPADVADWDGRTQYTVMFGQGLSVNAMQATSVYSTVANGGVRMTPTLFKGSTSPDGTETPAERESGERVISEDTADTLLRMMETVTEDGGTGVNAVVPGYRVAGKTGTAQMPAGNGWTYMASFIGVAPADDPRYTVAVFLKSPQSSIFGGDVAAPVFSDIMGFTLQKMDVPPSTTEQEPLATEW